CTTGCCAGCCATCGCGCCAGAATGATTTCAAGTGGTTCGCCACTGACAATCGACCGCGACAACGATAAGAACCCAGTTTGTGCGCTTCGCGAAATCGCTGACGAGACTGTGAGCCCTGAAGATCTTAAAGAAGATCTCATTCACTCTCTTCAGAAATTCGTGGAAGTGGACGAGCCAGAAACAGAAACAGCACCGATGGTTCCAAGTGATCCACAGCAGCTTCAAATCAATGCAGTGGACGACTCTGAAGTCGAATTCGACCGCATTACTGAAGAAGACCTGTTGAAGGGACTCGAAGGCTTGGTACCGCCGGAACGTTCTGACGACTACTAAGTAGCCTTCACGCAGGATGTCGGCGTCGGCCGGGCCGACGCCTCGCATTTTTTTGGTACGGCCATAGCTTATTTAGAAGTGAAGCGGCCGCCCCAAAATGATGCGTCAATACGAACTTGTTGAAAAAGTAACGAGCTACAATCCAAACGCGGATGAGGCCTTACTCAACAAGGCATATGTTTATGCCATGCAAAAGCATGGTACCCAGACCCGAGCGTCTGGCGATCCATACATCTCCCATCCCTTGGAAGTTGCAGCGATCCTCACAGATCTGAAGCTGGACGACGCAACGATTGCTGTCGCCCTCCTTCATGACACGATTGAGGATACCGACGCGACACGCGCCGAGATTGACCGCATGTTTGGCGAGGAAATCGGCAAACTGGTTGAGGGACTGACTAAGATCCAGCGCTTGGATCTGGTTTCCAGAAAAGCAAAACAAGCAGAAAACTTCCGTAAATTGCTTTTGGCGATTGCTGATGATGTCCGCGTTTTGCTGGTTAAACTGGCTGACCGCCTGCACAACATGCGTACACTCCACCACATGCGAGAGGACAAACGTGTCCGCATCGCGGAAGAGACCATGGAGATTTACGCGCCCCTTGCTGGCCGCATGGGTATGCAGGACATCCGCGAAGAATTGGAAGACATCTCATTTAACACGCTTTACCCGGACGCACGCGAAACCATTCGCGAGCGCCTGACGATCCTGCATAGCAAGAACGAAAGTTTGATCACCGATATTGAGGAGGATCTGACCCAACGCCTTGCTGAGCAAGGCATCTCAGCGCGGATCAGTGGCCGTGAAAAACGCGCCTACTCCATTTTCCGTAAGATGGAAGAGAAATCACTGGGCTTTGAGCAACTTTCAGATATCTACGGCTTCCGTGCCATCGTTCCTAATCTGGAAGACTGTTACCACGTACTGGGCGTCATACATACTGCGTGGCCTTGTGTTCCCGGTCGGTTTAAAGACTACATCTCCACACCGAAACAGAACGATTACAGGTCCATTCACACCACCGTAGTGGGACCAAAGCGCCAGCGCGTTGAATTGCAGATCCGCACCCAAGCCATGCACCGCATCGCCGAAAACGGCATTGCCGCCCACGCGCTTTATAAAGACGGCGTTACCGGTGGCCGTAACATTCAGTCCATGACTGCGGAATCCCGTGCCTATGGTTGGCTTCGAGGCACCATTGACCTTCTGGCACAAGGCGAATCCCCGGAAGAGTTCCTAGAGCATACAAAACTCGAGCTGTTCCACGATCAGGTCTTCTGCTTCACACCAAAGGGTCGCCTGATTGCTCTTCCACGCGGCGCAACACCAATCGACTTCGCCTACGCAGTTCACACAGATGTCGGCAACACCTGCGTTGGCTGTAAAGTAAATGGCCGCATATCCTCGCTGGTAACTGAACTGGCAAACGGCGATGAAGTGGATATTGTCCGCTCGCAAGCTCAAACACCTCCACCTGCCTGGGAGAACATTGCCGTTACAGGCAAGGCACGCTCTGCAATCCGCAAAGCAACCAGAGCTTCCGCGCGCCAGCAATATGGCGGTCTGGGCAAACATGTTCTGGAACGCGCCTTCTCACATGCAGGCAAAGATTTTGACGAAGCTGCGCTTGAAGCACACATCAAAAAGTTCAGCATGGAGAACACGCTGGACCTGCTCGTTGCAGTTGGTCGCGGAGACATTCCGGCCAGCACAGTTTTGGAAGTCGCGTATCCAGACTACGCACCGGCACAAAGCGCCGAACGCAGCCCAAGTTCCCCTCCGGCAGCGGGCACAGCCTCTGAAGGCTGGTTTGATCTGGACAAAGGCAGCTCGGTCAAATTCAAGATACCCGAAGGATCAGCACAGGCAAGCGAGAGCGGCTCCCTACCAATCCGCGGCATGTCAGGCTCTCTCCCGGTCCGCTTTGCCCCAAGTGGCGGCGCTGTACCGGGTGATCGCATCGTCGGTATTCTAACACCGGGTGTTGGCATCACTATTTACCCGATCCAGTCTCCCGATTTGAAGGAATTTGATGACCAACCGGAACGCTGGCTTGATGTTCGCTGGGACATAGATCCCAACGCACCCGAACGCTTCCCGGCACAAATCAGCGTATTTGCTGTCAACGAACCAGGCTCTCTGGCAGCCATAACAAAAGTCATCGGCGATCATCGCGGCAACATTGATAATATCAAAATGATCCGAAAAGCATCCGATTTTCATGAGATGCTAATTGATCTTGAGGTATGGGATCTAAAGCACTTGAATCTGATCCTGAACCAACTGCGCGCCAAACCCAATGTATCCGAGTCACAAAGGGTGAATGGCTAGCAGCTGATCAACAAAGGGTATTCCATGGACCAAAATTCAGTCCTGGACGTATTTAGAGAAACAAAAGCCCTGAAGGAAGGACACTTCATCCTCCCTTCAGGCTGGCACAGCTCAACCTACCTGCGCCGGCAAAAACTGTTGGAATACCCTGACAAGGTAGAAATTCTGGCAGCTCAGCTTGTCAAAAAGATCGCTGCGAGTAACATCCTGAATTTCAGCCACATCGTCTCCCCCAGCTTGGGAGGGCTGATCGTTTCCCTGCAGGTCGCAAGAATCATGCAAAAACGCGCACTCTGGATCCGGCGGGAGAGCGGATATTTGACAACTGGGCCGGCAAGTATCCCTCCAAAGTCAAATATACTTATAGTTCAAGATGTTGTAGCCACGGGTCATCTATGCCTTTCCACAATAGAAGCACTGCGATCACTCAACATTAACAGTGTTGGTATTGGTTGTTTTATCGATCGGAGCCATAAAGATACAGAATTAGGAGTACCCCTAATATCCCTTGCTCCATTGAAACTACCGGTGTATGCAGCCGATAAACTACCAGAAGAGCTAGCTGCAATACCGGCGATACAAACAACCCCTATCGAACCATTCAATTGGCGCGATTGATGAATAAGCAGAGCACTTGAGTTGAAATGATTTTTAAACGGCGGGAAAAACCACATAGAATTGAGCGAATTCGCGTAGCCGTTTGGCCGCGACACAGTTGGTCGCGCTCCATCAAGTATTTTTCAAAGCGTGTACTCCGCCTTTCAGCCAGCCCTCAAAAAATCGCAGCTGGATTCGCAGCTGGTGCTGCGGCCTCTTTTACTCCGTTTATCGGCTTTCACTTTATCCTGAGCTTTGTATTTGCCTACATCTTGCGCGGCAACTTTCTTGCCGCAGCATTAGGCACAGCCGTCGGCAACCCCCTCACCTTTCCGCTTATCTGGGCCAGCACGTATAAGGTCGGTCTTTATATTATGGCAGAGACGGATCGCCCCCTGCCAAAATTCGGTGATAAGCTCAATCCATCCATGCTATCTCAATCACTGGACACAATCTGGCCAGTGCTAAAACCGATGCTGATTGGCGCTGTTCCACTCGGTCTAATAACCGGTGTACTGTCCTACTTCATCATATTAGGTTCTGTTTCTACCTACCAAAAAGCAAGAGCGCGCCGCTTCCGTTTAAAAAGAAAACTTGTTGCGAAAAACAAAGCAACTGCTTCCAAAGACTGAGCAGAAGCTATTCTTCGAATGCAAATTTCTGAAGAGTTTGTTACACCGGTTAAACACGCCAATATGCTCTTTAAAAGATGAGGCATAAATGATAATCGGCATCGGCAGCGATTTGAGCGACATTCGCCGGATCGAAAAAACACTATCAAGATTTCCAGACCGCTTCACCAAACGCGTTTTCACAGAGATTGAACGTGCCAAAGCAGAAGCCCGGGCTAACAAAGCAGCAACCTATGCAAAAAGGTTTGCGGCAAAAGAAGCCTGCTCCAAAGCCTTAGGGACTGGCCTGTCTATGGGTGTAGCCTGGAAGGAAATGGGTGTCGTCAATCTACCAAGCGGCAAACCAACGATGCATTTAACCGGCGGCGCGAAAGAAAGACTGGATAAACTGGTACCAGATGGTTTCGTGCCACGAATTGACCTTACAATTACGGATGACTACCCGCTGGCTCAGGCATTTGTCGTAATTTCGGCATGGCCAAAAGATTGGCCAACCTTAGAGCCGTGAAAACGTAAATGAACTGGATTGCAGAAGTGGCCTTGAACCGCTAAGAGATCCACCTATGTGAATTTTATTGTCTGGGGACTGACTCGCCGCAAATATGTGATGAGCGGTATGGGCAAGCGAGTTTTCTCTTACTATGAAGGATTAACATGAGCCAATCCAAAGATAAGGAGCAGGAAGGCGGCGTATATGAGACCATCAAGGTCATCGCCCAAGCTCTGCTGCTCGCTCTGGTTGTTAGAACGTTTCTTTTTCAGCCGTTTTTTATTCCTTCAGGCTCAATGAAAGATACTTTACTGATTGGTGACTACCTCTTTGTTTCCAAATACAGCTATGGCTACTCTAAATACTCCTTCCCGTTTGGTCTTGCACCATTTGCGGGGCGCGTCTGGGGTGACGCACCTGAGCGCGGTGATATTGCCGTGTTCAAATTGCCAAAGGACAACGCCACCGACTACATAAAGCGTGTGATCGGTTTGCCTGGCGATGAGATTCAGGTGACAAAAAGCGTGCTCTACATCAACGGAGAAGCCGTTGAACGGAAACGCATTGACGATTACATTGAGAAAGACGCCTACGGCAACATCCGCAAGGTGCCACGTTATGTCGAAACACTGCCGAATGGTGTTAGCTACCAGACATTGGACCTGACAAACTCAGGCCCGCTGGACAACACACCTGTTTACCGTGTCCCGGCAGACCGGTTTTTCATGATGGGTGATAACAGAGATAACTCGCAGGACAGCCGGGTACTCTCCGAAGTTGGCTATGTGCCATATGAGAATTTTGTTGGCCGCGCAGAAATTATCTTCTTCTCCGTAGAAGAAGGTCAGGCAGCCTGGATGTTCTGGAAGTGGCCTTGGTCTGTTCGTTGGGA
The window above is part of the Pseudovibrio sp. Tun.PSC04-5.I4 genome. Proteins encoded here:
- the acpS gene encoding holo-ACP synthase, coding for MIIGIGSDLSDIRRIEKTLSRFPDRFTKRVFTEIERAKAEARANKAATYAKRFAAKEACSKALGTGLSMGVAWKEMGVVNLPSGKPTMHLTGGAKERLDKLVPDGFVPRIDLTITDDYPLAQAFVVISAWPKDWPTLEP
- a CDS encoding phosphoribosyltransferase family protein yields the protein MDQNSVLDVFRETKALKEGHFILPSGWHSSTYLRRQKLLEYPDKVEILAAQLVKKIAASNILNFSHIVSPSLGGLIVSLQVARIMQKRALWIRRESGYLTTGPASIPPKSNILIVQDVVATGHLCLSTIEALRSLNINSVGIGCFIDRSHKDTELGVPLISLAPLKLPVYAADKLPEELAAIPAIQTTPIEPFNWRD
- a CDS encoding bifunctional (p)ppGpp synthetase/guanosine-3',5'-bis(diphosphate) 3'-pyrophosphohydrolase; translated protein: MMRQYELVEKVTSYNPNADEALLNKAYVYAMQKHGTQTRASGDPYISHPLEVAAILTDLKLDDATIAVALLHDTIEDTDATRAEIDRMFGEEIGKLVEGLTKIQRLDLVSRKAKQAENFRKLLLAIADDVRVLLVKLADRLHNMRTLHHMREDKRVRIAEETMEIYAPLAGRMGMQDIREELEDISFNTLYPDARETIRERLTILHSKNESLITDIEEDLTQRLAEQGISARISGREKRAYSIFRKMEEKSLGFEQLSDIYGFRAIVPNLEDCYHVLGVIHTAWPCVPGRFKDYISTPKQNDYRSIHTTVVGPKRQRVELQIRTQAMHRIAENGIAAHALYKDGVTGGRNIQSMTAESRAYGWLRGTIDLLAQGESPEEFLEHTKLELFHDQVFCFTPKGRLIALPRGATPIDFAYAVHTDVGNTCVGCKVNGRISSLVTELANGDEVDIVRSQAQTPPPAWENIAVTGKARSAIRKATRASARQQYGGLGKHVLERAFSHAGKDFDEAALEAHIKKFSMENTLDLLVAVGRGDIPASTVLEVAYPDYAPAQSAERSPSSPPAAGTASEGWFDLDKGSSVKFKIPEGSAQASESGSLPIRGMSGSLPVRFAPSGGAVPGDRIVGILTPGVGITIYPIQSPDLKEFDDQPERWLDVRWDIDPNAPERFPAQISVFAVNEPGSLAAITKVIGDHRGNIDNIKMIRKASDFHEMLIDLEVWDLKHLNLILNQLRAKPNVSESQRVNG
- a CDS encoding DUF2062 domain-containing protein; its protein translation is MIFKRREKPHRIERIRVAVWPRHSWSRSIKYFSKRVLRLSASPQKIAAGFAAGAAASFTPFIGFHFILSFVFAYILRGNFLAAALGTAVGNPLTFPLIWASTYKVGLYIMAETDRPLPKFGDKLNPSMLSQSLDTIWPVLKPMLIGAVPLGLITGVLSYFIILGSVSTYQKARARRFRLKRKLVAKNKATASKD
- the rpoZ gene encoding DNA-directed RNA polymerase subunit omega → MARVTVEDCVDKVENRFELVLLASHRARMISSGSPLTIDRDNDKNPVCALREIADETVSPEDLKEDLIHSLQKFVEVDEPETETAPMVPSDPQQLQINAVDDSEVEFDRITEEDLLKGLEGLVPPERSDDY
- the lepB gene encoding signal peptidase I, giving the protein MSQSKDKEQEGGVYETIKVIAQALLLALVVRTFLFQPFFIPSGSMKDTLLIGDYLFVSKYSYGYSKYSFPFGLAPFAGRVWGDAPERGDIAVFKLPKDNATDYIKRVIGLPGDEIQVTKSVLYINGEAVERKRIDDYIEKDAYGNIRKVPRYVETLPNGVSYQTLDLTNSGPLDNTPVYRVPADRFFMMGDNRDNSQDSRVLSEVGYVPYENFVGRAEIIFFSVEEGQAAWMFWKWPWSVRWDRLGDVL